ATTTAAACGTTCTTCTTGAATAGAATTTAAAATATTTTCAGAAAGAAAGTTTGTTATACTTTCTATGTAATTTCCATGATACGAAGGAATTCTTTGCTCATGAAGCCAACGACTTATTAGAGAACTGTCAACGTTAATTCCTTTAGATAATCGATTATTGCTCATATCTAATGAAGAAAGTAGCAGTTGAAGACATTCTCCAAACTTAACTTTTGTAATCATAAAATGCTCCTTTTGAAAAAATGTCATGTTTATTTTATAAAAACTATGTAAATGTTTAAACATAGATATATATAATGTAACATATAATATATTACCATTAAATATAAAAAACGACAATTTTATTTTACTGCAAAATCATTTATAGAATATTTATTGACTGTATTATTTATATTTTGTACAATGGTAATTGGGAATTATAACAAAAGGAGGGAGATAATATGACTAGAACTAAGGGATCTAAGAGGAACAAATTGATAGGGGTACTTATTATTTTAGTGGGTATACTAGCAGTTTTTGCATACATGATATTGTATAACGGTGGAATTACAATTAGAAAAACGGCTACAACGGAGGTTATAGGAAAGCTTGCAAAGGTGCAGATAACAGGTGGAGAATTCGAATTAACTCAAAAAAATATGGATGAGTTAAGCAATTTATATTTTGCAAAGCCTATAACCAAAGGAAATATTATTCTTAATGGAGTTAATGTAGAAATTTTAAATGATGAGCTTTTAATAAATGCTCCTATAAAATACAAGAATCTTAATCTATTATTTTCATCAAAGGGAAAAGTAAGTGTCTTAAATGGTACAATTACATATGATGTCGATAATTTTAAAATTGGAAAGCTTAAATTACCTAAAAAAATTGTTTTATCTCAAATAATAAAGCTTAATAATAAAAACCTTTATGTTGAGGGTAATTTAATAAAAATTAATCCAAGTATGTTTCCTTTTAAAATAAGTAGTCTTAAAATTAAAGATAATAAAATACTCGCAGCGGCTCCCAAGCAGAGTATAAAAAAGTCATTTGAAGAAATTACTAAAATGAGTGGGGTAGAGATTGATAAGCAACTAGATATATTAAAACAGAAAATACAAAATGCTGCAAAGCTTATGAGTGGAGAAGCAGAAAAAGCAAAATTAAAAGAGATTCAAGATATTATAGATAAGGCTAAGGGTAAATCAATAGATGAAAAGAAACAAATTATAAGTGATAGCATTAATAAGATTGATGGAGCCATTAGTAAAATAACAGACAATGATAAAAAGAAAGAATTAGAGAAAATTAGAGCTGCTGCTGAAAATGCACAAAAGATTGCAGCGGAAAAACAAAAAATATCTCAGGAGCAGGATGCTACTAAAAGTGCTTCATTAATAAAGGCACGGGACGATTTAGGTAGTGCATATTCTAATGTAGAGACTTCAAAAGAAAAGCAGATGATATCAATAATGCAATCAACTATGAGCGAGATGGCATCAAATTCATCTTATAATTCTAGCGCAGATCAAGCCTCAGTTAAATCTATTTACAGTAGCCTAGATTCGCAAAGTAAGAATAAATTTAAGTATACATTAGCTAGCAATGTTGATTCGGACAATCTTTCTGTGTTAAGACAGATTTTTGGAATGTAAAAAAGGATAGTGAGATCACTATCCTAAAAATTATTATGCTATTTTGACATAATTGTTAGTATCACATCTTTGGCCGTTTTTTGAATCAAAATAATTGCCATGTGTGTACCTTTTTTAGCATTTACACTATATGATTTTTTTGCTTCAGTGATAGTCCAACCATCTTGTTTTAAGATAGCTTGATAATCATTAAATACCTTTACATCTGTTGTATTTTTTAAGGTATATGTAGAAGTATCAAGTGCTTTTTTTGTTTTAGCAGTGTATTTAGCTGATTGTACTCCAGTGTATGTTGGGAGATATGCTAAATCCTTAGTATATGTTATTTTAGTTTTAGCAGGAGTAGTAGAGGTAGCTATACTAGTCTTACTTGCATCTGCAGTTGTTTTACTACCACATGCAACGAAAGATAGGGATATAACTAACACCATTGTAATGTAGAGAAACTTTTTCATGAAAAATCACCTCCTTAAAAAATTAGCCTCAATGTACATTTTAAAGCAATTAATGGTAATGTCAAGTATCTACGTCGTAAAAGCAATAGTATATAAATATTGTAGTTTAAAAGTAAATAGTAGTAAAAATATTGTCAATAATTCAAGTATTTTAAATTTTTTTGCTTGAAAAAAAGAGGAAATTGTACTTTTTTGTCGAATTAATATATTAGTATACTTTGTGACTGATATATAAAGGGGATTAAAAAAATGGTAAATCAAGAGATAAACATAGTCATTGCAGATGACAACAAAGAATTTTGTAATCTTCTTAATGAATATCTATCGAATGAGGATGATATTAATGTTATTGGCATTGCAGGAGATGGAATAAAGGCAATAGAGCTTGTTTACGAAAAAAAACCTGATTTATTAGTGCTTGATATAATTATGCCTAATCTTGATGGACTTGACGTTTTAGAGAGATTAAGTAGAATGAATATGAATTCAAAGCCTTATATAATAGTTTTGTCAGCAGTTGGAAATGATAAAATAACTCAAAGAGCCATAACTCTCGGGGCAGATTATTATGTTGTAAAACCTTTTGATATGGAAGTACTTGCTCGAAGAATAAGACAGATGTTAAATAACACTATCAACAGTGTTAGTGCAGTACGAACATCTACTTATTCTGATAATACTCAGAGTGAAACTTATGAAAATGAATCTACCAATGCTGATATGATGAATGAAATAACTAGAATTATCCATCAGATTGGAATACCTAGTAATTTAAAAGGGTATATGTATATAAGAGAAGCAATATTTATGGTGATTAATGACACAGGGCTTTTATCATTAGTAACAAAAGAATTGTACCCATCAATAGGAAAGAAATTTAGTACTACAGCGAGTAGGGTGGAAAGATCAATGAGACATGCATTAGACATTGCATGGAGCGGGCTTAAAGAAGAGAAGATTAATAAAATTTTTGGTTATACAATCTGTAATAAAAAAGGCAAGCCTAGTAATTCTGAATTTGTAGCCATGGTTGCTGATAAGTTAAGAATACATAATATAGAGTAGTTGCTTATTTTATGATACAATAATAAATATAAAAAGTTTATTTAAAAATATAAAATACTGTTGCAAAGGGATGGAAAATATATGAGTAATATTGATATACAAAAAGTTGGGACTGATTTTATTGTTATAAGTGATAAATTAAGTGGGATAGTTACTATAACTACTGAGGATTTAGCTGAGCAAAATTTATCTAATAATTTTATTTATAAGGTTTTACCGAATGGCGAAATACTAAATGTTGCTAAAGAAAATAAAACAGATGAAAAATTAGAGAAAAAAGCAGTTAAGAGTTCAAAAGAAATTTTAAGTGATAAATTAATAGAGGATGGATTTGAGAAAATCCCAGAGAATTTATCTAAATTAGAGCTTACTAAAATATTGGAGTTTTCTGAAAATAAAATTGTTAAAAATAATAAATATTCAAGGATGTTCCCTTTTAGCGTTGAAAAAACTGATAATTATGATTTAAAAGTAATATTACTAATGTACAATGGAAGTAATAATGAAACTGAAATAAATAAGTTTCCATTAAAGATAAAAGATGCAAATAATAATGTGTTAATAGCTGACCTTGTCGATATAAATAAAACAATAAGTGTCTCTAAAATAGGTATATGTGAAGTACTAATAGAAAAAGAACGTCTTAGTGAACAATTACCAGATTTAACAACTTGGACTATTACCTTTGAAATGGTATAAAATGATATAAATTAATATTTACAAAGAAGATGTTTGGAATGAGTTTATTCCAAACATCTTCTTTTTTTATTATATAGGAAACCGCTGTGGATAATATCTATATGCTAGAGCTTGTTCCTTTTGCCACTTGCCATGTGGGTGGCACTGTGGGTGGCACCGAACTTTTACAAAAATATTTGAAAAATATGCAACTATACTGTCAGGACAAGCGTTATATAAGTGTAAACAAGTATAAAAGTAAAGCATAAAAATTATAAAATAATATCAAAAGATAAATGTAAATAAACGGAGGCATAAATATATGAATAAGAAAATTACAAGTTCAGCACTTGCTGCATTAATAATAGCTGGATCAACATCTTTTACGGCTTTTGCAGCAATGGACAATGGAACAGTTGTAATAGGGGATAAGGCTTTTGATTTAGCTTATGCTAATGACTCAATTAATGCTCCTGAAATCACGAGTCCAATAATCGCAGGTGGAGCAATTTATGTTAAAGATTTTAATGGAAATTGGATAAATAATGTTACGGGAGAAACCACTTCGGCGGGACTAATACCTGCTGTAGTTTATAAAAATACTAAGGGTGAAACTAAATTTGATGCTGCAGATGCTAGCGTAACAGCTATTAAGGAAACTTCATACCTAAAAACATTTACAAGTATTACAAATTCAATTACTAATACATCAAAGGTTATATACTTAACAGCAGTAGATCAGTATGGTGAAGCATATGATATAAAAACAGATGATTCATATAAGGTAACGGCAACAATAAATGGAATACCTTTAAGTGATACGCAGGTGAAATTAACAACAGATAATAATATGGCAAAAATAACATTAGACAAAGATTTAGTTGAAAATGATGTCATAGTAATAAAACTTGATAAATTTGATAAAGATGTTACCACTTCAAGCGCAAAATTAATATCGGAAGTAATCTCTAATTTTGTGGTAGCAAAAGCTAAACTATCACAACTTAATTTAACCTCTGAAAAACCTGTTACTGAGTTTAATAAGGAAGATATTAATTATAATAAAATAACACAAAATGATGGTGCTATATTAACAACTGATATGATTAAATTTAATATAAATCCTAAAACAAGTGGTACAGTTGCTAGTGATGTAACAGTTACAGCAAGTCTTCGTGGAGGTAGCGATGCTGATAAAAATGATATAATAATAAGCGCTAAATCGACAAAAGAGGGAATATATGAAGTTACTCCATATGTAGGAGCGACCTTTGAAGCAGAAGGCACTATAAAGGCAACAAAATTTGATGTGACAACTACAGTAAATGGAATTGCAACAACTATTGATTCTATAACATTACCAAAACTTAAAGTTAATACAAAGACGACAACAAATTTAGTTATAAGAAATGCTCACAATGAGGTTATAGACGAAAATGGTAATAATGTTACGGCTTTAGTTTATAGAAATGGAGTATTAGATAATAGCTTAACAGTTGAAAAGCTGGATATAGATGGAAAATCATCAACTACGAGGCCAGTTAAATCATTAAGATTTAATGCAAAAGAAGCTGGAAATTACATAATAAGGCTAATAGTTAATGGTACAGTTGCAAGTAAGGATGTATTAGCTATTTCAGAAGTTACATCACTCGCAGGTATTGAACTTGGAAATAATATAACAGACAATAGTATAATAGCGAATGAGATGACTCCTGCTTATAGGGTTATAGGTGTAGTTGACAATAAGTGGGATGAAATAATTCCAGATACTTCGGGATGGACTATTGAGATTAAAAATAAAGCAGGCACAAGTTTCAATGGGTTTGCAAGTATTGTGTATTATAAACATGATTCAATAGGAGTTATTATAGATGCTACAAAAGAAGATGCTGAGGGTATAGCTGTAAAGTTCGCTCCAAATGCTACATCAGTTAATAGTTTAGAAGCAGACACAATACTCACGATAAAAGTTGGAAATAAAGCAATAAGTTCTACGGACGTTATTAAAGATACATTAGACGTAACTGTAAGAGCAAAGAGTAAAGTAAAATCTATAACACTTGCAGATACTAAAATTTCAATAATCCCAGGAGCTAGTGTTAAAAAAGAAATAGTTATGCTTGACCAATATGGAAAAGCTATCACTGATCCTACTATGGTAAAGGTATTATATGGATCAAAAACTACTGCAACAGTTTCTTATGATGATAGAGCTAAAAAAATGTATATAATATATTTTGGCGAGGCATTAGGAATTGATACAATAGTTGTGAAATCATTAACTGAGCCTGCTATAACAGCAACTGCAAGTATAAGCATTGGCGATAATACAAATATAAATTCAATAGCATTTAATGAAAACAAATACAAAGTATATAATGATGCTAATAATGATGTTTTGGATCAATCGGTAGCATTAACTTATAAAGTAAATGGTGGAGATATTGATGTGCCGACAGGTGCTCTTCACGTAATTTATGATTCTAAATTAGTTACTGTAACTACAGAGGGCTCAGTAATAAATGTTAAAGCAAAGGCGGGTGTGAATACTGCTGCAACGGGTATTGGTAGTGATACAATTATAACAATAAGTGTTCTTACAGCTAATGGAAAAACAGATTCGATAAATCTAACATTCTCTGATGATGCTGCGGTAGTTACTCCTTCAACAGTAGTAATTAAAGATACTGTTGATGAAAATAAAGATTTAGCAGGAACACAATTAATAATTGGCAGAGATGAAAAGGGAAATGTTGTTAATGAAACGACAGGACAGATTACATTACTCGGTGTAGATCAATATGGAAATAAAGATATAGATGTAACAACCGATACAACTTGGACATCTAGCAATTCTGAGATAGCTAAAGTAGGTACAAATACTGGCCTTGTAACAGCAGTAAAACCTGGAAAAACAACAATAACAGGCTTTTACAAAGGGAATTTATATACTATAGAAGTTGAAATACCAGAAGTAAAATAAAAAAACTCAAAAAATATATGAACCAGATAAATATTGTTTATCTGGTTCATATATTTTTTGTTGTGATACTCGCAATAGGTTATTCACCTGTTAGACCACTTTTATGGAACTGCTTTACAAAACCAGCAGTCTTTTTATTAATTTTTTCTTTTAAGAAAAGTCCAAGAAGTAAAAAAATAATAAAATATATAGCTAATATTAACATATTCTTAACTAACACCTCGGGTATAATCCCTGCCGTTGCTTCCCTCATTCCACCTATGGCATAAGTAAATGGCATCATAGGATTTATATATTGAAAGAAATCACCCAATAATTCTATTGGAAATGTTCCTCCAGATCCGGAAACTTGTAGTACCAATGCTATCATAGTGAGAGCCTTACCTCCATTGCCTAAAACAGATACAAATGTATAGATAATGGTAGTGAACACAATACTAACATATACTCCAAATAGTGTGAGTATTATAGGGGAAACTGCATAAGTTTTTAGAATAAATAAATTACCAGCTATAGTTATTAAAGCTTGAAGAATTCCAATACTTACAAATGTAAAATATCTTCCCAGAAATTTTTCTTTTGTAGTTAAAAGTGTGCCATCCTTAAAATCTTTAATATGAACTGACAATATTGAAACTAATATAAATGCACCTACCCAAATAGCAAGTATAGTGTAAAATGGGGTCATAGCCGAACCATAATTAGGAATTGGATAGACTCTATTTTGTACGAGTTCTATTGGGTTTGCTAAGAAGTCACTTTCCTTTTTACCATCTCTTTTTAATATTTTTATAAGTTCATTAATTTTTTCATCATCAGTAAGTTTTTTTAACTTTTGTGCATTTGCATGTACATCTTTTTGAAGGCTTGGGAACTTATCCTTTATTTCCTTTAAACCATCTATGCCTGCGTCAAACTGAGTATTGGTTTGATCGAGCATACTAGTAATGAGAGGCATATTGCCTTGCATATTTTGTAACATACTTGTTGCACCAGTTGATAAACCACTTGCATTGTTCATCGCATCATCAATTACGTCACTGGTTTCCCTATCGAAAAGATTCATTGTATTATTGATTAATCCTGAAGCTTTGTTAGCGCCCTGCACCGCAGAGGTTATATCACTAGTTAGGACTGCATTACCATGATCTACGGTATCAATCATAGAATTAACATCGGCCTTCTGCTTTGTCATCTCATTTTTAACACTTGTGAGACGATTAATGAAAGTTCCAATAACACTACTGTTTAGGGAATTATTTATTGATTTATTTAGAGCGAGTACGTTATCAATTTTTTGTATACCATCTGTATATTTATCACGAGCTTTAATTAAAGCACTATTATTTGATGATTTTGAGTCTTGAAAGTCAGTTAATGAGGATTCAGCATCATCTGCTTTGTTTTTTATAAGGGCAAGGTCTGCCTTCATAATCGGAGATACAGTTTGTAGTGAATTTTTTCCTTTTTGCGCATATTTATCGCTTGTTTTAGTAAGATCTAGAGTATTGTCTATGGCACCAGATATAGTAGGAATATCGCCCCTAACATTTTTCATAAGTTTTTGAAACATTAAAGCTTCTGTGTAAACATTATCTATGGAACTTCCGATTTCAGGCATATTATCATCTGCACTAATAACCATATCAATAAGACTTTCAAGTTTTGGTTTGTCTTTTGCAAGATCGACTCCAACTTGGTTAAGATAAGTAAATAGTGTTTCACTAGCTGTCTCAATAAAGGTTTGGGTTATTTGTTCTTGCAGGGAAGTTGCGCCACTGCCTGTAATTTTTGGAGCTACAGCATTCTCTTTTTCATTTACAGTATAAATTAATTTTGCTTTGATTGGATCAGTATAAGATGTAATAGAAAGGAAATCCTTTGAAAAATCCTTAGGGATAACAAAACTGGCATAATATTTACCATATTTTACACCTTCCGTAGCCTCACTCTCATTTACAAAGGTCCAACCAATAGATTCATTAGTTTTCAATTTTTTTACCAAATCATTCCCAATATTAACTTTAGTATCCTTTAGTTTTGATCCAGTATCCAAATTAACAACAGCAACTAAAAGCCCTTTGGTCTTTGAATATGGGTCCCAACCTGCTTGAATATTAAACCATGCATAGAGTGCTGGTAAGCAAGATATCCCAACTATTATAATTAGTGTTACATAACTGCAGAGTATACTTTTTATATCTCTTTTGTAAATTTTTAAAACATTTTTCATATTTATTCTAGGACCTTTAAAAATTTTCTTCATAAACAGCCACAACCTTACATATATATTTTACTATTACTCAGCTAAAGCATTTATTCAGCTAAACCACTTTTATTAAATTCTTTTATAAATATCGAATTTATTTTATTCATTCTTTCTTGTAATACAAATGCAAGAATGAAACAGACAACTAAATATTTGGATAGTGTTAACACATGACTAATTAACACTGAGGGTATAATTCCTGCTACTGTTTCCCTCATTCCCCCTATAGCATAAGTAAATGGAAGCATAGGGTGTATAAATTGAAAGAAACTACCCAATAATTCTACTGGAAACGTTCCTCCTGAGGCAGAAATTTGTAGTACCATCACTACAACAATCAAAGCTTTACCTATATTTCCTAAAATACATACGAATGAATAGATAATCGTAAGAAATACTATGCTTACATAAATGCCAAATAGTATAAGTATAATAGGCGATACAACATAAGTTTTTAGTAAAAGGATGTTACCGACTATTGTTACTAAAGTTTGCAAAATTGCAATAGTTAAAAAGGTAAAATATCTTCCCAAA
This window of the Clostridium estertheticum genome carries:
- the spo0A gene encoding sporulation transcription factor Spo0A, whose amino-acid sequence is MVNQEINIVIADDNKEFCNLLNEYLSNEDDINVIGIAGDGIKAIELVYEKKPDLLVLDIIMPNLDGLDVLERLSRMNMNSKPYIIVLSAVGNDKITQRAITLGADYYVVKPFDMEVLARRIRQMLNNTINSVSAVRTSTYSDNTQSETYENESTNADMMNEITRIIHQIGIPSNLKGYMYIREAIFMVINDTGLLSLVTKELYPSIGKKFSTTASRVERSMRHALDIAWSGLKEEKINKIFGYTICNKKGKPSNSEFVAMVADKLRIHNIE
- a CDS encoding SLAP domain-containing protein, yielding MSNIDIQKVGTDFIVISDKLSGIVTITTEDLAEQNLSNNFIYKVLPNGEILNVAKENKTDEKLEKKAVKSSKEILSDKLIEDGFEKIPENLSKLELTKILEFSENKIVKNNKYSRMFPFSVEKTDNYDLKVILLMYNGSNNETEINKFPLKIKDANNNVLIADLVDINKTISVSKIGICEVLIEKERLSEQLPDLTTWTITFEMV
- a CDS encoding Ig-like domain-containing protein, whose translation is MNKKITSSALAALIIAGSTSFTAFAAMDNGTVVIGDKAFDLAYANDSINAPEITSPIIAGGAIYVKDFNGNWINNVTGETTSAGLIPAVVYKNTKGETKFDAADASVTAIKETSYLKTFTSITNSITNTSKVIYLTAVDQYGEAYDIKTDDSYKVTATINGIPLSDTQVKLTTDNNMAKITLDKDLVENDVIVIKLDKFDKDVTTSSAKLISEVISNFVVAKAKLSQLNLTSEKPVTEFNKEDINYNKITQNDGAILTTDMIKFNINPKTSGTVASDVTVTASLRGGSDADKNDIIISAKSTKEGIYEVTPYVGATFEAEGTIKATKFDVTTTVNGIATTIDSITLPKLKVNTKTTTNLVIRNAHNEVIDENGNNVTALVYRNGVLDNSLTVEKLDIDGKSSTTRPVKSLRFNAKEAGNYIIRLIVNGTVASKDVLAISEVTSLAGIELGNNITDNSIIANEMTPAYRVIGVVDNKWDEIIPDTSGWTIEIKNKAGTSFNGFASIVYYKHDSIGVIIDATKEDAEGIAVKFAPNATSVNSLEADTILTIKVGNKAISSTDVIKDTLDVTVRAKSKVKSITLADTKISIIPGASVKKEIVMLDQYGKAITDPTMVKVLYGSKTTATVSYDDRAKKMYIIYFGEALGIDTIVVKSLTEPAITATASISIGDNTNINSIAFNENKYKVYNDANNDVLDQSVALTYKVNGGDIDVPTGALHVIYDSKLVTVTTEGSVINVKAKAGVNTAATGIGSDTIITISVLTANGKTDSINLTFSDDAAVVTPSTVVIKDTVDENKDLAGTQLIIGRDEKGNVVNETTGQITLLGVDQYGNKDIDVTTDTTWTSSNSEIAKVGTNTGLVTAVKPGKTTITGFYKGNLYTIEVEIPEVK
- a CDS encoding YhgE/Pip domain-containing protein → MKKIFKGPRINMKNVLKIYKRDIKSILCSYVTLIIIVGISCLPALYAWFNIQAGWDPYSKTKGLLVAVVNLDTGSKLKDTKVNIGNDLVKKLKTNESIGWTFVNESEATEGVKYGKYYASFVIPKDFSKDFLSITSYTDPIKAKLIYTVNEKENAVAPKITGSGATSLQEQITQTFIETASETLFTYLNQVGVDLAKDKPKLESLIDMVISADDNMPEIGSSIDNVYTEALMFQKLMKNVRGDIPTISGAIDNTLDLTKTSDKYAQKGKNSLQTVSPIMKADLALIKNKADDAESSLTDFQDSKSSNNSALIKARDKYTDGIQKIDNVLALNKSINNSLNSSVIGTFINRLTSVKNEMTKQKADVNSMIDTVDHGNAVLTSDITSAVQGANKASGLINNTMNLFDRETSDVIDDAMNNASGLSTGATSMLQNMQGNMPLITSMLDQTNTQFDAGIDGLKEIKDKFPSLQKDVHANAQKLKKLTDDEKINELIKILKRDGKKESDFLANPIELVQNRVYPIPNYGSAMTPFYTILAIWVGAFILVSILSVHIKDFKDGTLLTTKEKFLGRYFTFVSIGILQALITIAGNLFILKTYAVSPIILTLFGVYVSIVFTTIIYTFVSVLGNGGKALTMIALVLQVSGSGGTFPIELLGDFFQYINPMMPFTYAIGGMREATAGIIPEVLVKNMLILAIYFIIFLLLGLFLKEKINKKTAGFVKQFHKSGLTGE